The following proteins are encoded in a genomic region of Methanobrevibacter gottschalkii DSM 11977:
- a CDS encoding dTDP-4-dehydrorhamnose 3,5-epimerase family protein, whose product MKIESITDFENLDSPRVQRIPGFYGEKLIDGVVIRKLPMFSDERGFLCEFIRLNDEELKASNIKQMIASYSYPGMIKGWHLHSKQEDHLFCVKGMVKVVLYDFRKDSQTYGMINEIFMGDKSPIIVYIPPGIFHGTKNIGIDMSIVIGMPSLFYDIDDVDERRVNPIDNDIIPYEWDCKME is encoded by the coding sequence ATGAAAATTGAAAGTATAACTGATTTTGAAAATTTAGATAGTCCTCGTGTTCAAAGAATACCCGGATTTTATGGTGAAAAACTTATAGATGGTGTTGTTATTAGAAAACTTCCAATGTTTAGTGATGAAAGAGGATTTTTATGTGAATTTATCAGATTAAATGATGAAGAACTAAAAGCTAGCAATATAAAACAAATGATTGCTTCATATTCTTATCCAGGCATGATAAAAGGATGGCACCTTCATTCTAAACAAGAAGACCATTTATTTTGTGTAAAAGGAATGGTTAAAGTTGTTCTTTACGACTTTAGGAAAGATTCTCAAACTTATGGTATGATAAATGAAATTTTCATGGGAGATAAATCTCCTATAATTGTATATATTCCACCGGGGATATTTCATGGAACAAAAAATATTGGAATTGATATGTCGATAGTTATTGGTATGCCTTCTTTGTTTTATGATATTGATGATGTAGATGAAAGAAGAGTTAATCCAATCGATAATGATATTATCCCCTATGAGTGGGATTGTAAAATGGAATAA
- a CDS encoding FmdE family protein, giving the protein MNKKLLIISVLVIFIFINAVSAENSTDINLELNHNNDECIKEISDESSTDIDLKINYEYGDEINPEISISHCNNNMNYTKNIIHSNNYRITMNKLNDGAECSVSVSALGYITQIQNITINSQSNKTTIFNLKATDIYKMGYDMTKSADRLLNFSSADDVLVITTAGMTRINDITTENALDGIYNAADGHITYGKGNLLTLHAIRTDPTNFAFFIKKGNRLTMAFYQNASTTPVYTGIGGVGLTTNQWKKLKGLIGADDAYTYVSIANAWNAGLYSDILTLASYHGHVCTGLISGQAMVTTLIKYYPPRGETGAQPLENTAYYVLGVPGGSDDDAFTWTLDITQGKMSYIGFDTMENKNMNGFIRWNSSSNTGLLIIMSYDEAKIKNTFKSLYPNINPDNSVTEDLIYQNWLISTLMSNPESLVTIEAAYKDLTLEQKNQLIGNQLWSASNITARGLDLDYINSLNLPDAEMETGIFNNVHLSDSQLKQIGVDASLKAVDYFKNINVTIEKDMSNFYVLTGAGFVRINDTATSMVFDGIEDIFGARLSRGNLLPVHTALWKDLIIEFYWLNTSDIYNSVTYSLKYNSTTGQLYECSQQYNIQDRSLRYDPPYDALMGWLFHNHVCTGSSPGVLLADKIFDDLPLGENESYVLVSTYTYCKDDMLSRLLGVSPGMGNYYNLAYSNSDVNAGALWTADSDIIIRWNSETNTGTATIIKFGYPIFKDGADEYAEWMRFVKGDYSSENIVSLPTLSFEVTKPITRDDYNKIISGKSDDEGINVLSYIRALPDKIPAVLIDNNGISNGNDGNSINKYPKKSNNNSANTNSIFSSSNNYNSPSKGLNPNVGVSSYSLSGDSDVEDKGEASSNGKSYEVSKTPATKSIDSNSLIYALVGVLAIGILIGLGFMKRRK; this is encoded by the coding sequence ATGAATAAAAAACTGTTGATTATAAGTGTTTTAGTAATATTTATATTCATTAATGCGGTATCAGCTGAAAATTCGACAGATATTAATTTAGAACTCAATCATAACAATGATGAATGCATTAAGGAAATATCTGATGAAAGTTCAACAGATATTGATTTAAAAATCAATTACGAATATGGGGATGAAATCAATCCGGAAATTTCCATATCTCATTGCAATAATAATATGAACTATACAAAAAATATAATTCATTCAAACAATTACAGAATTACCATGAATAAATTGAATGACGGAGCAGAATGTTCTGTTTCAGTTTCAGCTCTAGGGTACATAACTCAGATTCAAAATATAACCATAAATTCCCAATCAAACAAAACTACTATTTTTAATCTAAAAGCTACGGATATTTACAAAATGGGATATGATATGACAAAATCTGCAGATAGATTACTTAATTTTTCATCTGCTGATGATGTTCTGGTTATTACCACTGCTGGAATGACAAGGATTAATGATATTACTACAGAAAATGCATTGGATGGAATTTATAATGCTGCTGATGGCCATATAACTTATGGAAAAGGTAATCTTTTAACATTACATGCCATAAGAACAGATCCAACTAATTTTGCATTTTTTATTAAAAAAGGAAACAGGTTGACAATGGCATTCTATCAAAATGCTTCTACAACTCCAGTATATACTGGAATTGGAGGTGTTGGATTAACTACAAATCAATGGAAAAAATTAAAAGGATTAATAGGTGCTGATGATGCTTATACTTATGTAAGTATTGCTAATGCATGGAATGCTGGGTTATATTCAGATATTCTGACTTTAGCTTCGTATCATGGACATGTATGTACTGGTTTAATTAGTGGTCAGGCTATGGTTACTACTTTAATTAAATATTATCCGCCACGTGGTGAAACTGGCGCCCAGCCTCTTGAAAATACTGCTTATTATGTGTTGGGAGTTCCGGGTGGTTCTGATGACGATGCATTTACATGGACACTTGATATTACTCAGGGCAAAATGTCATACATTGGGTTTGACACTATGGAAAATAAAAATATGAATGGTTTCATTAGATGGAATTCCTCATCAAATACTGGACTTTTAATTATAATGTCTTATGATGAAGCAAAAATAAAAAATACATTTAAAAGTTTATATCCAAATATTAATCCAGACAATAGTGTTACTGAAGATTTAATATATCAAAATTGGTTGATTTCAACTTTGATGAGTAATCCTGAATCATTAGTCACAATTGAAGCAGCTTATAAAGATCTTACATTGGAACAAAAAAATCAGTTAATAGGAAATCAATTATGGAGTGCGTCGAATATTACTGCTCGGGGATTGGATTTGGATTACATTAACAGTTTAAATTTGCCAGATGCTGAAATGGAAACTGGAATCTTTAATAATGTACATTTATCTGATTCACAGTTAAAACAAATTGGTGTTGATGCTTCTTTAAAAGCTGTAGATTACTTTAAAAATATCAATGTTACTATAGAAAAAGACATGTCTAACTTTTATGTTTTGACTGGTGCGGGATTTGTACGTATTAATGATACTGCAACATCTATGGTATTTGATGGTATTGAAGATATTTTTGGTGCTAGATTAAGTAGAGGTAATCTATTACCAGTTCATACTGCATTGTGGAAAGATTTGATAATTGAATTTTATTGGTTGAATACTTCTGATATTTATAATTCAGTTACTTATAGTCTAAAATATAATTCAACAACTGGTCAATTATATGAATGTTCACAGCAATATAATATTCAGGATCGTAGTTTAAGGTATGACCCTCCTTATGATGCTTTAATGGGCTGGTTATTCCATAATCATGTTTGTACTGGTAGTTCTCCCGGCGTATTGTTGGCGGATAAAATATTTGATGATTTGCCTTTAGGTGAAAATGAAAGTTATGTTTTGGTTTCAACTTATACTTATTGTAAGGATGATATGTTATCCAGATTGCTTGGCGTGTCTCCGGGTATGGGTAATTATTATAACCTGGCTTATTCCAATAGTGATGTAAATGCAGGAGCATTATGGACTGCTGATTCTGATATAATTATCAGATGGAATTCAGAGACTAATACCGGAACTGCTACAATTATTAAGTTTGGTTATCCGATCTTTAAAGATGGTGCTGATGAATATGCGGAATGGATGAGATTTGTAAAAGGCGATTATTCTTCTGAAAATATTGTCTCTTTACCAACTTTAAGTTTTGAAGTTACTAAACCAATTACCAGAGATGATTATAATAAGATTATTTCCGGCAAATCCGATGATGAAGGAATTAATGTATTAAGTTATATTAGAGCTCTGCCAGATAAAATTCCTGCTGTTCTAATTGATAACAATGGAATTTCTAATGGAAATGATGGTAATTCCATTAATAAATATCCAAAAAAATCTAATAACAATAGTGCAAACACCAATAGTATTTTTTCATCTTCAAATAATTATAATTCCCCGAGCAAGGGATTAAATCCTAATGTTGGGGTTTCTTCCTATTCTCTTTCAGGCGATAGTGATGTTGAAGATAAAGGTGAAGCAAGTAGTAATGGAAAATCCTATGAAGTATCCAAGACTCCTGCAACTAAATCCATTGATTCTAATAGTTTAATTTACGCATTAGTTGGTGTTTTGGCTATTGGTATTTTAATCGGTTTAGGTTTTATGAAACGTAGAAAATAA
- the metG gene encoding methionine--tRNA ligase, protein MSKIFISCALPYANGPCHLGHIRSTYLPADIYARYNRMAGNDVLMVCATDEHGTPIAVKADKENKKPIEISKRYHDMIVRDVESMNISLDNFSRTTDEKHYEIAQNFFKELYEKGLIYRQDLEQLYCPNCKKFLPDRYVEGLCPVCGAEARGDHCEKCGRALDPTELDEPHCITCGTTPVIKDTYQYAFKLSEFEDELKEYIDNNENLPSNVKNYASNWLKEGLKDWILTRDMDWGIPVPLDEAKGKVLYVWIEAFLGYISSASQWSAQSGKKWEEYWNDFVVHFIGKDIIYHHSIFWPGLLKAAGCKLPDMIYAGEFLSLEGEKMSTSKNWVIWIDDFVKEYDPDILRYFLTINAPLNKDSDFSWDDFQKRNNDELADVIGNFLHRTFTFTRKFFDNKIPEYANPSREDEEFRKSIESLPKVAGEFIANFEFREGLLEIFKVAKKGNKYFNDQEPWKAVKEDMQKAANCLYLSNQLAKTLAYTLKPYLPTKADAIAKILNIDELSNWADAAVFLPSGYEINKAKPLFKKIEDEEIEAQKEKLQKNLKNNEDENMSDLITIDQFDEVIIKIGQIKEAEKIEKSDKLLKLQVEIGEDKPRQIVAGLAKFYSPEELISRKVCVVANLQSAKLFGTLSEGMILATGESGALLTPDVKAEVGERIQ, encoded by the coding sequence ATGTCAAAAATATTTATTTCATGTGCACTTCCTTATGCAAATGGGCCATGTCATTTAGGTCACATCCGTTCGACATATCTGCCTGCAGATATCTATGCAAGATATAATCGTATGGCTGGAAATGATGTGCTGATGGTTTGCGCTACTGATGAACATGGAACACCTATTGCTGTTAAAGCAGATAAGGAAAATAAAAAACCAATTGAAATTTCTAAAAGATATCATGATATGATTGTTCGTGATGTTGAATCAATGAACATATCTTTGGATAATTTTTCAAGAACTACTGATGAAAAACATTATGAAATTGCTCAAAATTTCTTTAAAGAATTATATGAAAAAGGATTAATTTACAGACAGGATTTAGAGCAGCTGTACTGTCCAAATTGTAAAAAATTCCTCCCGGACAGATATGTTGAAGGGTTATGCCCTGTTTGTGGAGCAGAAGCTCGTGGAGATCATTGTGAAAAATGCGGTAGGGCTCTAGATCCAACAGAACTTGATGAACCGCATTGCATTACCTGTGGAACTACTCCTGTTATTAAAGATACTTATCAATATGCATTCAAATTGTCCGAATTTGAAGATGAACTTAAAGAATATATTGATAATAATGAAAACCTTCCTTCTAATGTTAAGAACTATGCATCAAACTGGTTAAAAGAAGGATTGAAAGATTGGATTTTAACAAGAGATATGGATTGGGGTATTCCAGTACCGTTGGATGAAGCAAAAGGCAAAGTGTTATATGTATGGATTGAAGCATTCTTGGGTTATATTTCTTCTGCATCACAATGGTCAGCTCAGTCTGGCAAAAAATGGGAAGAATACTGGAATGACTTTGTAGTTCATTTCATTGGAAAAGATATTATTTATCATCATTCAATTTTCTGGCCAGGATTATTGAAGGCTGCAGGATGTAAATTACCTGATATGATTTATGCAGGCGAATTTTTATCTCTTGAAGGAGAAAAAATGTCTACAAGTAAAAATTGGGTTATTTGGATTGATGATTTTGTAAAAGAATATGATCCTGATATTCTTAGGTACTTTTTAACAATTAATGCTCCATTAAATAAAGATTCAGACTTTTCATGGGATGACTTCCAAAAAAGAAACAATGATGAACTTGCTGATGTGATTGGAAACTTCTTACATAGAACATTCACATTCACACGTAAATTCTTTGATAATAAAATTCCGGAATATGCAAATCCATCTCGGGAAGATGAGGAATTCAGAAAATCTATTGAAAGCTTACCGAAAGTTGCTGGTGAATTTATAGCTAACTTTGAATTTAGGGAAGGTTTACTTGAAATATTTAAAGTAGCTAAGAAAGGAAATAAATATTTCAATGATCAGGAACCCTGGAAAGCTGTAAAAGAAGACATGCAAAAAGCAGCTAACTGTTTATACTTATCTAACCAGTTAGCTAAAACATTAGCTTACACCTTAAAACCTTATCTGCCAACTAAAGCTGATGCAATAGCTAAAATATTAAATATTGATGAGTTATCTAACTGGGCAGATGCAGCAGTATTCCTCCCGTCAGGATATGAAATCAATAAAGCAAAACCTCTATTTAAAAAGATTGAAGATGAAGAAATAGAAGCTCAAAAAGAAAAATTACAAAAAAACTTAAAAAACAATGAGGATGAGAATATGAGTGACTTAATTACTATTGATCAATTTGATGAAGTTATAATTAAAATTGGACAGATCAAAGAAGCAGAAAAAATTGAAAAATCTGACAAATTATTAAAATTACAAGTTGAAATCGGTGAAGACAAACCCAGACAAATTGTTGCAGGTCTTGCAAAATTCTATTCTCCAGAAGAATTAATCAGCAGAAAAGTATGTGTTGTTGCAAACTTACAGTCTGCAAAATTATTCGGAACATTATCTGAAGGTATGATTCTTGCTACTGGAGAATCTGGTGCATTATTAACTCCAGATGTAAAAGCGGAAGTTGGGGAAAGAATTCAATAA
- a CDS encoding DUF530 domain-containing protein, which yields MPESVLVNKAENYLKAIANDAISLDNIEDFEYFKDLYFKLDDRLNFLQELKEDMDAQGYTTPFTSLNKYGSKAVADIDVEEMGENSRHNKIFRMKANAKKNILDRVKSAIDSHKIAIGNLEQFGYVKCDSCYKKYSMSEYKQIEGKCSCGCTIFSFKIRKDATHRIEIIPYLPLSGNYMVLRNQLNTFGRESLKQVLNILKQERRGVVKTIALVIRFRDKNNRLVRKNITLDSEYINNYEEEVRRIYGKRVRIEALRFHRTKPAIIDDKHARTALAIGYVRYSEQIIDDIKDEILKRKLSDFKRINTYDEIFAEYENKTPNFIDKYDLEAIDKWRKSQIKENFKHLGFYDKYGNINRSLSRDLKKRENIYKNILRNIASALIIWDIFRYYITTSNNSRKIDISPFPYIRVELDREQRKVFQTTHKKVIETLNTYTNIKIIPVCEMDLLLHDKFKFEKQIKNSNIKFNHVALGAALIHENSDIELEDISNALNINESKIKKEIKNIENIKNPKSDKSKKFLDLIKK from the coding sequence ATGCCTGAATCTGTCCTAGTAAACAAAGCCGAAAACTACTTAAAAGCAATAGCAAATGATGCTATTAGTCTTGATAATATCGAAGATTTCGAGTATTTCAAAGACCTGTACTTTAAACTAGATGACAGATTAAACTTTTTACAAGAATTAAAAGAGGATATGGATGCACAAGGTTACACTACACCTTTTACATCCCTAAATAAATATGGATCAAAAGCAGTAGCTGATATTGATGTTGAAGAAATGGGTGAAAACAGCCGACACAACAAAATATTTAGAATGAAAGCCAATGCTAAGAAAAACATTCTGGATAGAGTTAAATCAGCTATTGATTCACATAAAATTGCAATTGGTAACTTGGAACAATTTGGATATGTGAAATGTGATTCATGCTATAAAAAATATTCTATGAGCGAATATAAGCAAATAGAAGGTAAATGCAGTTGTGGATGCACTATTTTTTCATTTAAAATCCGAAAAGATGCAACCCATAGAATAGAAATAATTCCCTACTTGCCATTGTCTGGCAATTATATGGTTTTGCGAAACCAGCTTAATACATTTGGTCGTGAATCTCTTAAACAAGTTTTAAACATACTTAAACAGGAACGTAGAGGTGTTGTTAAAACAATAGCTCTCGTTATACGTTTTAGAGATAAAAACAATCGTTTAGTTAGAAAAAACATCACTTTAGATTCTGAATATATTAATAACTATGAAGAAGAAGTGAGAAGAATATATGGTAAACGTGTAAGAATTGAAGCATTAAGATTTCATAGAACAAAACCTGCCATTATCGATGATAAACATGCCAGAACTGCCCTGGCTATTGGTTATGTCAGATATAGCGAGCAAATAATCGATGATATTAAGGATGAAATATTAAAAAGAAAACTATCTGATTTTAAAAGAATTAATACTTATGATGAAATCTTTGCTGAATATGAAAATAAAACTCCCAACTTCATTGACAAATATGATTTGGAAGCAATTGATAAATGGAGAAAATCTCAGATTAAAGAGAATTTCAAACATTTGGGTTTTTATGATAAATATGGGAATATAAATAGGTCTCTTAGCCGTGATTTAAAGAAAAGGGAAAATATTTATAAAAACATTCTTAGAAACATAGCATCTGCATTGATTATTTGGGATATCTTCAGGTATTATATTACAACATCAAATAATTCACGTAAAATTGACATCAGCCCATTTCCCTATATCAGAGTGGAACTTGACCGTGAACAAAGAAAAGTATTCCAAACAACCCACAAAAAAGTAATCGAAACTTTAAATACCTATACGAATATTAAAATTATTCCTGTTTGTGAAATGGATTTGTTGTTGCATGATAAATTTAAATTTGAAAAGCAAATCAAAAATTCCAATATTAAATTCAATCATGTTGCATTGGGGGCTGCTTTAATTCATGAGAATTCAGACATTGAACTTGAAGACATTAGTAATGCGTTAAATATTAATGAATCTAAAATTAAAAAAGAAATTAAAAATATTGAAAATATTAAAAATCCAAAAAGTGACAAGTCAAAGAAATTCTTAGATTTAATTAAAAAATAG
- a CDS encoding MraY family glycosyltransferase: MMILPQIPLYGIAIICGLLSFFVSRLTMPRIIRKLEAADIVGKDIHKSWKPVVAEMGGFGILFGFIIGIFSGIYMHDILTFNLVVVLVVILLVGIIGIVDDLLALSSKEKFFLLFLAGLPLIWVAPPNVGLLYLITIPIALSVGSNLTNMLAGLNGIESGLGIISMASLTIACIILGKYDVTIISMSMLGALIAFLYYNRYPAKIFPGDTGTLIIGAAIVCIAFIGRVKLIAFIVLMPNIIDAALKFYSAGFMNRQQQKPTQLNDEGKLVRPDVGFKSLIRLILRKPIAEKDAVRLIWAIGFVFGILGIAVALTMPGVLESKTLMNFLQIKEMLYHI; encoded by the coding sequence ATGATGATTTTACCACAAATTCCTTTGTATGGAATAGCCATAATCTGTGGATTACTATCTTTTTTTGTAAGCAGATTAACTATGCCGAGGATTATAAGAAAACTTGAAGCGGCTGATATTGTTGGGAAAGATATTCATAAATCCTGGAAACCCGTTGTTGCTGAGATGGGTGGATTCGGTATTCTTTTTGGATTTATTATAGGAATATTTTCCGGAATATATATGCATGACATTCTTACATTTAATTTAGTTGTTGTTCTTGTAGTAATATTGCTTGTTGGAATAATTGGTATTGTGGATGATTTACTTGCCTTATCTTCAAAGGAAAAGTTCTTTTTACTTTTCCTTGCAGGTCTTCCTTTAATCTGGGTGGCACCTCCCAATGTAGGATTATTATATCTGATTACAATTCCTATTGCATTATCTGTCGGATCTAATCTAACAAACATGCTTGCAGGTTTAAATGGAATTGAATCCGGTCTGGGCATTATTTCAATGGCATCACTTACAATAGCCTGTATTATTTTAGGCAAATATGATGTAACAATTATTTCCATGAGTATGCTTGGTGCATTAATTGCATTTTTATATTATAACAGATATCCCGCTAAAATTTTCCCTGGAGACACCGGTACATTAATTATCGGTGCTGCAATTGTTTGCATTGCATTCATTGGCCGTGTGAAATTAATTGCATTTATTGTATTAATGCCCAATATTATTGATGCAGCTTTAAAATTCTATTCTGCAGGTTTTATGAATCGTCAGCAGCAAAAACCAACACAATTAAACGATGAAGGTAAATTGGTAAGGCCTGATGTTGGTTTTAAATCATTGATCAGATTAATTTTAAGAAAACCGATTGCAGAAAAAGATGCCGTTAGATTAATCTGGGCTATTGGCTTTGTATTTGGCATATTGGGTATTGCTGTGGCTCTAACAATGCCGGGGGTACTTGAAAGCAAAACATTAATGAACTTCTTACAAATCAAGGAAATGTTGTATCATATTTAG
- a CDS encoding 2,5-diamino-6-(ribosylamino)-4(3H)-pyrimidinone 5'-phosphate reductase, whose amino-acid sequence MMPYVILSAAMTLDGKIATKTGSSNISGKKDLLRVHELRKECDAIMVGIGTVIADDPRLTVHKVDAKPDDNPVRVVVDSKFRTPADARITNSDAETIIACAREYKDELIASDKYETFKKRGVKFFYSGSKRVDLKSLMSYLHEEGIDKLMLEGGSTLNFSMIKAGLIDEIRICVAPMIVGGCDSKTFFDGEGFDLMGEAVKLELTDSYQLDKDLILTYKVLK is encoded by the coding sequence ATGATGCCCTATGTAATTTTAAGTGCAGCTATGACATTGGATGGTAAAATCGCAACAAAAACCGGAAGCTCAAATATTTCAGGAAAAAAAGATCTTTTAAGAGTTCATGAGCTTAGAAAAGAATGTGATGCGATTATGGTTGGAATCGGAACTGTAATTGCTGATGATCCGAGATTGACTGTTCACAAAGTTGATGCAAAACCGGATGATAATCCTGTACGTGTGGTTGTTGATAGTAAATTTAGAACCCCTGCTGATGCTAGAATTACAAATTCTGATGCTGAAACAATTATTGCCTGTGCAAGAGAATATAAAGATGAATTGATTGCATCTGATAAATACGAAACATTTAAAAAAAGAGGAGTTAAATTTTTCTACTCCGGAAGTAAAAGAGTGGATTTAAAGTCATTGATGAGTTACCTTCATGAAGAGGGGATTGATAAGCTAATGCTTGAAGGCGGTTCTACTTTAAACTTTTCCATGATAAAAGCAGGCCTTATTGATGAGATAAGAATTTGTGTTGCCCCAATGATAGTTGGTGGCTGTGATTCTAAAACATTTTTTGATGGTGAAGGTTTTGATCTGATGGGTGAAGCAGTTAAGCTTGAGTTAACTGACTCATATCAATTAGATAAGGATCTGATTCTAACTTATAAAGTTTTAAAATAA
- a CDS encoding DUF2115 family protein — translation MKASELLEAIKENIRYYPIEYLKNKVADDRYKDPLTKKLAEYNSNAYDDIYETVIIDDFDINDKVVKKIREDIAFYFDKYGGGEDEHKIFAENISLYLALIAKKPLHPYGENKKDEVYYSNGSYYCRGRIKYIHDEKSLCRYCVCKNVGFMDLF, via the coding sequence ATGAAGGCATCTGAACTTTTAGAGGCTATAAAGGAAAATATTAGGTATTATCCCATTGAATATTTGAAAAATAAAGTAGCCGATGATAGGTACAAAGATCCTTTAACTAAAAAGCTTGCTGAATATAACTCAAATGCATATGATGATATATATGAGACAGTCATAATAGATGATTTTGATATAAATGATAAGGTAGTTAAAAAAATAAGGGAAGACATTGCATTTTATTTTGATAAGTATGGCGGAGGTGAAGATGAACATAAGATATTTGCTGAGAACATTTCACTCTACCTGGCACTAATAGCTAAAAAGCCACTTCATCCCTATGGTGAAAATAAAAAAGATGAAGTCTACTATTCAAATGGCTCTTACTACTGCAGAGGCCGCATAAAATATATTCATGATGAAAAATCATTGTGCAGATACTGTGTCTGCAAAAATGTCGGATTCATGGATTTATTTTAA
- a CDS encoding histidinol phosphate phosphatase domain-containing protein, which translates to MNKRIDLHMHSLFSDGELLPSELARRALKLNHEAIAITDHVDWSNVEAIPTIQDAIDDINANWDITVVLGAEVTHAPVESIDGIAERAKELGAEIVVVHGETLNEPVTPGTNRAAVESKHVDILGHPGLITKKEAEIALKNDIYLEISARKGHCLGNGHVANIACEVGNKLLVDTDTHAPDDIITFEKSYEIALGAGLNHDDAMKAIVDNPRRLLKSKGIL; encoded by the coding sequence TTGAACAAAAGAATCGATTTACATATGCACAGCTTATTTAGTGATGGGGAATTATTACCTTCCGAACTTGCAAGAAGAGCTTTGAAATTAAACCATGAAGCAATAGCTATTACTGACCATGTTGACTGGTCAAATGTTGAAGCAATACCAACAATCCAGGATGCAATTGACGACATTAATGCTAACTGGGACATAACTGTTGTACTTGGAGCTGAAGTAACACATGCACCAGTAGAATCCATTGACGGAATAGCTGAAAGGGCAAAAGAGTTAGGAGCCGAAATTGTTGTTGTCCATGGCGAAACATTAAATGAACCTGTAACTCCCGGAACAAACCGTGCCGCTGTTGAATCAAAACATGTTGATATTTTAGGACATCCCGGATTAATCACTAAAAAGGAAGCGGAAATTGCCCTTAAAAATGATATTTATCTTGAAATTTCAGCTCGTAAAGGACACTGCCTCGGAAATGGTCATGTAGCAAACATTGCCTGTGAAGTTGGAAATAAACTGCTTGTTGATACCGATACCCATGCACCTGATGACATCATTACCTTTGAAAAATCATATGAAATTGCATTAGGTGCAGGTTTAAACCATGACGATGCAATGAAAGCCATTGTTGACAATCCCCGCAGATTACTTAAAAGTAAAGGAATATTATGA